Part of the Candidatus Zixiibacteriota bacterium genome is shown below.
GTTGTCATCAGCGTTATTTGGATACTCGCCGCCAAGAACGGTTCCCCAGACTTTATCGCCATCATAGGCAGCGCCGGGTCCGGATGATGGAATACCCCATTCCCAAGTGCCATTGCCAACATAGTAGCCGTTATTGTACTCGAATGACTCCATTGCCCGAATATTAAACTGCGCGTCAGCAGTATATCCGCCATCCGCCTCGATTGCCATATCAACTAATACCGAATGGCCGGCTGGGAAATTATCATCAGCGGTCATCGTGAAAATATCGCTCGAATTATTAGCCTGCTGATTAGGGTCAATATTGCCGTAAACAGCATTCCCATCAGGTATGGTAACATATTCATCGTTTTCCGAAATTGTACCGGTTACAGAACCAGCAGTAGATGAACCATTGTTAGCTAAGGTAACAGTAACTGTAATAGTCTCACCAGCCTCAAAAATACCATTGCCGTTGCCGCCATCATCGTCATTAATAAAGACTTCAACGAAATCAATAACCGGAGCGTGAACTTGTAAACTAAACTGGCTATTCCATGTGTTATGCGGACTATCTACTACTTCGAGGTTAAAATTAATTATTTCGCCATCAGGCGTTTGGTTTGAAACATCAAAAGCATAAGCGTCATCGATATTAACCGTACCAAAATCGCCTGCAATATCGCCGAAGTATTCGGAATCATCTGTAATAATAACGTAGCAGCTATCGGCAGAACTTAATGTAGCCGAAACCTCATTAGCCTCATCCGGACCAACATTAACTAACTGCATATCCAGTAGGATGCGTTCGCCGAAATCAATAAAGCCATCATTGTTGCCGCTCTCATCGTTAACAACACATGTATCATAAACCACATAGGGTCCATCGGGAGTGATAACTGTAATTGTTGAGATATATGGCTCACGGTTCTGAGCGGTAACTACTATGTCAGCTGTACCCGGATTTGGGAATGGAACCAGTTCTATATTAACTATACCGGATACATCAACATAGCCAACGCCGTGAATCTCGCCATTAAATGAAATTCCTACATACGAACCGGGGTCGGCCGCAACTGTAAATGATGGTGCAGTCATGAGAATAGTGGGGTCATGTGTTATATTATTTGTTGTAGGTATGCCCATATAGTTCATTACCGATGGGTCGCCCATAAGAGTATATATCTCCCAATAGTATTGAGACATGCCGCTGCCGGCTTCCATAACGGCTAAATTACCGCGGAAAATCATAGCGTCATTAGTAATATAATGCTGAGCAACAGGTTCGCCGTGGTCATGAAATACACCGTCATAAGCGCCAAGGCCAGTCTGTTCATAATCGGGACCGCTGCCAACAACCGGACCAGCGCCAACACCCCACCAGTAATCTTCGTCCCAATAGGTTGAATTTGTGCCGCCGATATAGCCAACACCGCCCTTGTTTTCTGCTTGAAGCCAGGCCTCGCCGAAACAAGGTGTAGATTCAGCAAAAGTGTTGGATAAACAGCAGTTGCCGACACCTAAAAGATACATATGGTCATTGTCAAGACTGTTTATATCGCTGACAGTAAACGAGGGATCGGCAAAACCATTATGACTGCAATGCGCAGTATAGTTGATATAACCAACGCCTTCATCAACAGTTTGAATTATAGCCGAGGAAGCTCCCGGATTATCCGATTCGGGATAAAGCCAAGTATGGTCGATAATACCATGCGCAAAATTAAAATAGTACCTTGTGCCATAGTTTATCTGGCCGTTGCCATAAGTTGGAGCATGTCCGGCATCGACACCCGAAATCAGCGTTACCTCAGCCAAATAGCTTGGGTCAGGCATCGTATACTGTTCATATTCAAGCGTTTTATCTATTTGCGGCTGAAGTTCGCTCAGGTTTTGGGCTGAGAAACGGCCATAGTAAATCTCAGGCATGTCATCGCCGGTAAATTCGCAATAACGTAAATCGGTAATGTGCGATCCGGCATCGCCAGAAAATGGCGGTATCTGAGGTGAATCGCCTACAAATAAAACAAATGATGGAGCCGTTTCATCGGGCGGTACATTCTCGTAAAGGTCTTCAATGTAGTCCTTTATCTGACTGGAGGTATAGCCTATTTCACTGGTATAACCGGTGATAACATGGAAACCCTTTTTTGTTTTCCATTCGATAAAAGGCTGCAGTTGATTTTCAAATTGATGATCAGCGATAATAACATACTTGATGGGGTATGTTACTAAATCATCGAGTACTAACGGTGTGAATTCCTTATGATTAATTATTGAGCTGAAAACCGGCTCGAATACTTGTGAATAATATTTTCTCTGTATTCTTCGTGTTTCAGCCCAGTTTGGGTGAACGTAAGTAACCTTAATGGTAAGATTCTTGTACACTTTTATAGTATTATTAACAGGGTCATATTCAATCGGCGCGATTGATACTAAGCCCAGATGCTGCGAACGCATAGTGCCCTGTATCTGAGCGTCTGCAGCAGGCAGAGCGTAATAGCCGCTTTGTCTGTAAACCTGACGGTTATACTCGAATGGTATATCATCCGGGTCATTAGATTTTGATAATGAGGGTTGAGTCGGCATCAATGGATTTGTCAAACCCAAACCATTTAAAGATAATTCCCGTATCTCGCCGTTTAATACTTCCGTTTGAAGTTCACAGCCAAATGGTATCGAAATAATTCGATTAACCATCGGCAGATTCGGTTCGCCAATTCGCTGGGAATGAGTAAAACCTTCAATAGCCAGCAGGCTAAAATCCCCTTCATTAGTAGTTATTGTGGAAAAATCAATAGAGCCGACTTTAACCTCAAGTATAAGTCCGCTCTGGTCTTGGCTAATAAGCGCGACCCCGGATGGGGAATCGCCAATCTGTATAGTTTGATTGGAATAAGCAATTCCAAAAAGCCCAATACAGAGTATTATTACCAGGCACGTTTTCGCAGAAAGACCTCTCAAATTAACCTCCATTAAATTAAAAAACAACACAGCAATAAAATAGCCGCAATAATCCATATAGTTGCTTCTCTATCCCCACAGATGCTTCAAATATATTATAACTAATTATCAAGATTTTCAAAGTAAAAATTATAGTTTAAAGAACGATTTGCAAATTAATGTTCAATTTATAATCATTTGGCTCAATCCATTAAAGATAAATAGAAATGCGGGTATATTTATCCGCTTATATCGCGGCATTGCGGTTAAAACGGATAAATAAATAAAGAGATTTTCGGACACTTTAAAACTAATTGCCTACGGTGATAGTATCTATTCCAATTGTATCGCCATAAATACCAATCAAACGAACCGTATATAGGGCTGACGGAAGGTCGTATACTATCGACTCAAGATCGAATGGGCAAATGCAATCGCAGAGTTCGCCTATATCATATTCTGTTGCGGTTATATCCGTTTCAACGATACCATAACGGACATAATATTCCAGGCAGCACTGATAAAAAGCATCCATATGATGGATATGCAGGTCATTGCCGATTGCTTCTAAAACCATATAGCCGGAATCAGCTTCTGCGGTTGTGCCGTCGGTACATTCCCCTCTAATCTCCTCGTGAACATATTCCTGCGGCATAGGCGGTGTTTGCGAGCACCATAATATTTCCAGGTTATTTCCCCTGAAATAATTGACCACAAAAGTAATATCAGAGCCTAAGAAACGGCAGTCGCCATTAGCATCGGCGGCGGAAAAAAGCCAATCCTCCGTTAGATAATTCCAGCAAGAGTTTGGCGGATTAGCGCCGCCTCTGAAATAATTCACGCCAAATACAACATCGCTGCCCAGCACAGCCCCATCGCCGTTTATATCGCCGGGGACATAATCGCATTCGGGATTTTGGGCATAACCAATATTCGATATAAAGAGTAAAATCAGAAACGAGATCATGCTCAAGTGTCTCATATACTCCTCCTTGTATGAGAATTAATACTAAATAAAAGTAATGTTAATACCTCTAATATTTCTAGCTGCAATAGAAATTTAATAGTCTGCCATTGTGATGTCAATGATTTTTTTAGTGTGATTAAAATGGAAATCACTAAATCTTTCCCGGACTATAATTTTTCATTTCTGCCCGAAGGGCTAAAGAGCCTCCAACATATTTATCCAATTCAGACCAAAATTCTTTGCTGTGGTTTTTTATTCGAGTATGAACAAGCTCATGAAGGATTACGTAATCTACTAATTTCGGGGGCAATAAAACCAGCGAGATATTCAAATTGATATTATTTTTTGATGAACAACTTCCCCAACGAGTTTTTTGATTGCGAATAGCGGCATTGTTATAATTAAAGCCATGCTTCTTCGCTAATTTTTTCAGCCTGTTGAATAATCTTTCTTTGGCGGCAGGGATGTCTATCTTGGCGATTTTGCGAGACATGTTCGTTTTTCTATGCTCAATTAGTTTTACTTTAGCTTGGCACTTTTTTATCCAGTCTATTTTAGAAATAATCAGCTTCTTAGCATTCCTAAAAGATGTTCCCTTTGGTACCGTTATACATACCCCCTCGAATGGCTTCACCGAAATAACCATGCGCGCCGCCTTCTCGCTTCTAATAAATTGCACAGGCCCAATTTCCGGGATATTTTTTATTTTGGAATTCGCTGTTGGTTCGGGTTTATAATCAGGCTCAATGTATTTCATTTTAAGAAGCTGTTTTTTTATCAAGCTTATACTTGATAAAACATATTCTTCAGCCTCCTTAAAAGATGCTTTGTGAGGCACTGCGACTTGTATGCTCCCGGACGATGTTGCGTAAATCTTTATGCGCCGTATTTTTTCTTTGCGCTCAAATAATACTTCCCCAATTCCGGGAATATCAACAACGGTTGAATCGTTGTCTGATTTATCTATGATATTTTTATTGTCGCATTTGTCCTGATTATCGGGAGGAACAGGTTTATGTGCGCGCCCAATTTCAGAGCGGGCAAATTCAATCGCCTCATTGAATGATACCCCCGGAGGCACTTCAACGCATATTCCTTTTGAGGGTGTATCAATAATCTGAATACATTTCGCTTGTTTGTTCAGTTCAAACAGAACAGAACCGACTCCCTCAATATTTATTACAACCGATTCTACCATTGAGTCGTTATTTTTCCATTAGCGTTTTCCCGGGCTCGATGTCTAGCCCCCTTTCTTTTCGAATATTTAATATACCCGGATTCGTAGGCGGCACCTGCGGGCAATACCGAAGCAACGGGTTAATGCCTCTTAAATATGATACAAGGAATGAAATATCCGAGCCTAAAAATTCACAACTGCCGTTTACATCGCCTGCCACATATAACCATGTATCGGATGAATCATTATAACAGCTATCGGAAGGCGAATCGCCTAAATCCTGAAAGTAGCGTATGCCATAAATTGCATCAGCGGCAGATACATCTTCGTCGCTATTAATATCACCCGGAATATATTCGCACAGATATTCCCCGACAACAAAATCAGCCGGAATAACTACATGCGGATTGACAGGGTCGTTGCTGTTAAGGATAACATTTCCGGAATATTCGCCATCCTCAAGTTCAGAAGCATCAAAAGTAATAGCGGCAGTATAGCTATCATGAGC
Proteins encoded:
- a CDS encoding immune inhibitor A, with translation MRGLSAKTCLVIILCIGLFGIAYSNQTIQIGDSPSGVALISQDQSGLILEVKVGSIDFSTITTNEGDFSLLAIEGFTHSQRIGEPNLPMVNRIISIPFGCELQTEVLNGEIRELSLNGLGLTNPLMPTQPSLSKSNDPDDIPFEYNRQVYRQSGYYALPAADAQIQGTMRSQHLGLVSIAPIEYDPVNNTIKVYKNLTIKVTYVHPNWAETRRIQRKYYSQVFEPVFSSIINHKEFTPLVLDDLVTYPIKYVIIADHQFENQLQPFIEWKTKKGFHVITGYTSEIGYTSSQIKDYIEDLYENVPPDETAPSFVLFVGDSPQIPPFSGDAGSHITDLRYCEFTGDDMPEIYYGRFSAQNLSELQPQIDKTLEYEQYTMPDPSYLAEVTLISGVDAGHAPTYGNGQINYGTRYYFNFAHGIIDHTWLYPESDNPGASSAIIQTVDEGVGYINYTAHCSHNGFADPSFTVSDINSLDNDHMYLLGVGNCCLSNTFAESTPCFGEAWLQAENKGGVGYIGGTNSTYWDEDYWWGVGAGPVVGSGPDYEQTGLGAYDGVFHDHGEPVAQHYITNDAMIFRGNLAVMEAGSGMSQYYWEIYTLMGDPSVMNYMGIPTTNNITHDPTILMTAPSFTVAADPGSYVGISFNGEIHGVGYVDVSGIVNIELVPFPNPGTADIVVTAQNREPYISTITVITPDGPYVVYDTCVVNDESGNNDGFIDFGERILLDMQLVNVGPDEANEVSATLSSADSCYVIITDDSEYFGDIAGDFGTVNIDDAYAFDVSNQTPDGEIINFNLEVVDSPHNTWNSQFSLQVHAPVIDFVEVFINDDDGGNGNGIFEAGETITVTVTLANNGSSTAGSVTGTISENDEYVTIPDGNAVYGNIDPNQQANNSSDIFTMTADDNFPAGHSVLVDMAIEADGGYTADAQFNIRAMESFEYNNGYYVGNGTWEWGIPSSGPGAAYDGDKVWGTVLGGEYPNNADDNLLTPCLSITSSSASISFYHWYNNESGWDGGNVQATADGGLTWAILTPDGGYPDPDVTGLDGEPGFSGESGGWQQVNFDLSGYNGQLIQLKLRFGSDGSVTRDGWYIDGVILTGAINWGMLEPSMNIEPASFVLTIEQGEIHSEDLAISNTGTGILNFTAAAISDDRLLSIAPDNNSNSQDNTDSDIEKYEVDGLIYYNYTGLKDIKDNSGSDDLATDAGGPDAFGYIWIDSDEPNGPTYEWVDITGYGIPIYDMGDDTNVGPFDIGFEFPFYGNTFTSFNLCSNGWLSFTSSSTEYLNESIPNNDEPYNLIAPFWDDLTFTSGGELYYYTSPGGDSLIVSYINVQHYSFGSPPGPYTFQIILLDDGNIIIQYADINNPVNSNTIGIQNESASIGLQVAYNTNYAYAGLAVKIKHPTFWLTVSPNGGTLMPDESTNLEVVFDGTEVGEGLYTGQILINSNDPNNLSVSVPCSLTVGQVDINDENTVVIPISFALNQNYPNPFNPTTEISFGLPSAGHTTLEIYDIMGRKVKVLVNENLHAGTHQIKWDSTDNSGDRIASGIYFYKLTQGKNTITRKMVMLK
- a CDS encoding M48 family metallopeptidase, whose protein sequence is MVESVVINIEGVGSVLFELNKQAKCIQIIDTPSKGICVEVPPGVSFNEAIEFARSEIGRAHKPVPPDNQDKCDNKNIIDKSDNDSTVVDIPGIGEVLFERKEKIRRIKIYATSSGSIQVAVPHKASFKEAEEYVLSSISLIKKQLLKMKYIEPDYKPEPTANSKIKNIPEIGPVQFIRSEKAARMVISVKPFEGVCITVPKGTSFRNAKKLIISKIDWIKKCQAKVKLIEHRKTNMSRKIAKIDIPAAKERLFNRLKKLAKKHGFNYNNAAIRNQKTRWGSCSSKNNINLNISLVLLPPKLVDYVILHELVHTRIKNHSKEFWSELDKYVGGSLALRAEMKNYSPGKI